A single region of the Phyllostomus discolor isolate MPI-MPIP mPhyDis1 chromosome 14, mPhyDis1.pri.v3, whole genome shotgun sequence genome encodes:
- the SCNM1 gene encoding sodium channel modifier 1 isoform X3 — protein MLRDGRFACAICPHRPVLDTLAMLTAHRAGKKHLSSLQLFYGKKQPGKGMEQNPRQQNESEKEETKAEAPLLTQTRLITQNALHRAPHYNSCCRRKYRSGRPEAPRPSVSPSPLPPPEVGLQSGQISRDPEPGAGSQAKELATVSPPAPMSPTRKRALDHYLTLRSSGWIPDGRGRWVKDENVEFDSDEEEPPDLPLD, from the exons ATGCTACGGGATGGACG CTTTGCTTGTGCCATCTGTCCCCACCGACCTGTACTGGACACTCTGGCCATGCTGACTGCCCACCGTGCAGGCAAGAAACATCTGTCTA GCCTGCAGCTTTTCTATGGCAAGAAGCAGCCAGGAAAGGGAATGGAGCAGAATCCAAGACAGCAGAATGAATCAGAGAAGGAAGAGACCAAAGCAGAG GCTCCTCTGTTAACCCAGACTCGACTTATCACCCAGAATGCTCTACACAGAGCTCCTCACTATAACAGTTGCTGTCGCCGGAAGTACAGGTCTGGGAG ACCAGAAGCACCTCGTCCCTCTGTCTCGCCTTCCCCCTTGCCACCCCCAGAGGTTGGACTCCAAAGTGGGCAGATCAGTAGGGACCCTGAGCCTGGGGCTGGCTCACAGGCCAAGGAGTTAGCAACTGTCTCACCCCCTGCACCTATGAGCCCCACGAGAAAACGAGCCCTAGATCACTACCTCACCCTTCGAAG CTCTGGATGGATTCCAGATGGACGAGGTCGATGGGTGAAAGATGAGAATGTTGAGTTTGACTCTGATGAGGAGGAACCTCCTGATCTCCCCTTGGACTGA
- the SCNM1 gene encoding sodium channel modifier 1 isoform X1 produces the protein MSFKREGDDWSQLNVLKKRRVGDLLASYIPEDEALMLRDGRFACAICPHRPVLDTLAMLTAHRAGKKHLSSLQLFYGKKQPGKGMEQNPRQQNESEKEETKAEAPLLTQTRLITQNALHRAPHYNSCCRRKYRSGRPEAPRPSVSPSPLPPPEVGLQSGQISRDPEPGAGSQAKELATVSPPAPMSPTRKRALDHYLTLRSSGWIPDGRGRWVKDENVEFDSDEEEPPDLPLD, from the exons ATGTCTTTCAAGAGAGAGGGGGATGATTGGAGTCAACTCAATGTGCTCAAA AAGCGAAGAGTCGGGGACTTGCTGGCCAGTTATATCCCAGAGGATGAGGCGCTGATGCTACGGGATGGACG CTTTGCTTGTGCCATCTGTCCCCACCGACCTGTACTGGACACTCTGGCCATGCTGACTGCCCACCGTGCAGGCAAGAAACATCTGTCTA GCCTGCAGCTTTTCTATGGCAAGAAGCAGCCAGGAAAGGGAATGGAGCAGAATCCAAGACAGCAGAATGAATCAGAGAAGGAAGAGACCAAAGCAGAG GCTCCTCTGTTAACCCAGACTCGACTTATCACCCAGAATGCTCTACACAGAGCTCCTCACTATAACAGTTGCTGTCGCCGGAAGTACAGGTCTGGGAG ACCAGAAGCACCTCGTCCCTCTGTCTCGCCTTCCCCCTTGCCACCCCCAGAGGTTGGACTCCAAAGTGGGCAGATCAGTAGGGACCCTGAGCCTGGGGCTGGCTCACAGGCCAAGGAGTTAGCAACTGTCTCACCCCCTGCACCTATGAGCCCCACGAGAAAACGAGCCCTAGATCACTACCTCACCCTTCGAAG CTCTGGATGGATTCCAGATGGACGAGGTCGATGGGTGAAAGATGAGAATGTTGAGTTTGACTCTGATGAGGAGGAACCTCCTGATCTCCCCTTGGACTGA
- the TMOD4 gene encoding tropomodulin-4 isoform X1, with amino-acid sequence MSSYLKELEKYRDIDEDEILRTLSPEELEQLDCELQEMDPENMLLPAGLRQRDQTKKSPTGPLDREALLQYLEQQALEVKERDDLVPFTGEKKGKPYIQPKREIPAEEQITLEPELEQALANATDAEMCDIAAILGMYTLMSNKQYYDALCSGEICNTEGISSVVQPDKYKPVPDEPPNPTNIEEILKRVQSNDKDLEEVNLNNIQDIPIPKLTELCEALKTNTYVQSLSLVATKSGDPIANVVADMLRENRSLQSLNIESNFISSTGLMAVLKAVRENATLTELRVDNQRQWPGDAVEMEMATVLEQCPSIVRFGYHFTQQGPRARAAQAMTRNNELRRQQKKR; translated from the exons ATGTCATCGTATCTGAAGGAACTGGAGAAATACAGAGACATAGATGAAGATGAGATCCTAAGGACCTTGAGCCCTGAGGAGCTAGAGCAGCTGGACTGCGAGCTACAGGAGATGGACCCCGAG AACATGCTCCTGCCAGCTGGACTAAGACAACGTGACCAGACAAAGAAGAGCCCAACGGGGCCACTGGACCGAGAGGCCCTCTTGCAGTACCTGGAGCAGCAGGCACTAGAGGTCAAAGAGCGAGATGACTTGGTGCCCTTCACAGGCGAGAAGAAGG GGAAACCCTATATTCAGCCCAAAAGGGAAATTCCAGCAGAGGAGCAGATCACTCTGGAGCCTGAGCTGGAGCAGGCACTGGCCAATGCCACCGATGCTGAAATGTGTGATATTGCAG CAATTCTGGGCATGTACACACTGATGAGCAACAAGCAATACTATGATGCCCTCTGCAGTGGAGAAATCTGCAACACTGAAGGCATTAGCA GTGTGGTGCAGCCTGACAAGTATAAGCCAGTGCCAGACGAGCCCCCAAATCCCACAAACATCGAGGAGATACTAAAGCGTGTGCAAAGCAATGACAAGGACCTGGAGGAGGTGAACCTCAATAATATACAG GATATCCCAATACCCAAGCTAACTGAACTGTGTGAGGCCCTGAAGACAAATACCTATGTCCAGAGCCTCAGTCTGGTGGCCACGAAGAGTGGTGACCCAATTGCCAAT GTGGTGGCTGACATGTTGCGTGAGAATCGTAGCCTCCAGAGCCTGAACATTGAATCCAACTTCATTAGCAGCACAGGGCTCATGGCTGTGCTGAAGGCAGTTCGGGAAAATGCTACACTCACTGAGCTCCGTGTAGACAACCAG CGCCAGTGGCCTGGTGATGCAGTGGAGATGGAGATGGCCACTGTGCTCGAACAGTGTCCCTCCATCGTCCGCTTCGGGTACCATTTTACACAGCAGGGGCCACGAGCTCGGGCAGCCCAGGCCATGACCCGGAACAATGAACTAC GTCGCCAGCAAAAAAAGAGATGA
- the SCNM1 gene encoding sodium channel modifier 1 isoform X2: MSFKREGDDWSQLNVLKKRRVGDLLASYIPEDEALMLRDGRFACAICPHRPVLDTLAMLTAHRAGKKHLSSLQLFYGKKQPGKGMEQNPRQQNESEKEETKAEAPLLTQTRLITQNALHRAPHYNSCCRRKYRPEAPRPSVSPSPLPPPEVGLQSGQISRDPEPGAGSQAKELATVSPPAPMSPTRKRALDHYLTLRSSGWIPDGRGRWVKDENVEFDSDEEEPPDLPLD; the protein is encoded by the exons ATGTCTTTCAAGAGAGAGGGGGATGATTGGAGTCAACTCAATGTGCTCAAA AAGCGAAGAGTCGGGGACTTGCTGGCCAGTTATATCCCAGAGGATGAGGCGCTGATGCTACGGGATGGACG CTTTGCTTGTGCCATCTGTCCCCACCGACCTGTACTGGACACTCTGGCCATGCTGACTGCCCACCGTGCAGGCAAGAAACATCTGTCTA GCCTGCAGCTTTTCTATGGCAAGAAGCAGCCAGGAAAGGGAATGGAGCAGAATCCAAGACAGCAGAATGAATCAGAGAAGGAAGAGACCAAAGCAGAG GCTCCTCTGTTAACCCAGACTCGACTTATCACCCAGAATGCTCTACACAGAGCTCCTCACTATAACAGTTGCTGTCGCCGGAAGTACAG ACCAGAAGCACCTCGTCCCTCTGTCTCGCCTTCCCCCTTGCCACCCCCAGAGGTTGGACTCCAAAGTGGGCAGATCAGTAGGGACCCTGAGCCTGGGGCTGGCTCACAGGCCAAGGAGTTAGCAACTGTCTCACCCCCTGCACCTATGAGCCCCACGAGAAAACGAGCCCTAGATCACTACCTCACCCTTCGAAG CTCTGGATGGATTCCAGATGGACGAGGTCGATGGGTGAAAGATGAGAATGTTGAGTTTGACTCTGATGAGGAGGAACCTCCTGATCTCCCCTTGGACTGA
- the TMOD4 gene encoding tropomodulin-4 isoform X2, producing MLLPAGLRQRDQTKKSPTGPLDREALLQYLEQQALEVKERDDLVPFTGEKKGKPYIQPKREIPAEEQITLEPELEQALANATDAEMCDIAAILGMYTLMSNKQYYDALCSGEICNTEGISSVVQPDKYKPVPDEPPNPTNIEEILKRVQSNDKDLEEVNLNNIQDIPIPKLTELCEALKTNTYVQSLSLVATKSGDPIANVVADMLRENRSLQSLNIESNFISSTGLMAVLKAVRENATLTELRVDNQRQWPGDAVEMEMATVLEQCPSIVRFGYHFTQQGPRARAAQAMTRNNELRRQQKKR from the exons ATGCTCCTGCCAGCTGGACTAAGACAACGTGACCAGACAAAGAAGAGCCCAACGGGGCCACTGGACCGAGAGGCCCTCTTGCAGTACCTGGAGCAGCAGGCACTAGAGGTCAAAGAGCGAGATGACTTGGTGCCCTTCACAGGCGAGAAGAAGG GGAAACCCTATATTCAGCCCAAAAGGGAAATTCCAGCAGAGGAGCAGATCACTCTGGAGCCTGAGCTGGAGCAGGCACTGGCCAATGCCACCGATGCTGAAATGTGTGATATTGCAG CAATTCTGGGCATGTACACACTGATGAGCAACAAGCAATACTATGATGCCCTCTGCAGTGGAGAAATCTGCAACACTGAAGGCATTAGCA GTGTGGTGCAGCCTGACAAGTATAAGCCAGTGCCAGACGAGCCCCCAAATCCCACAAACATCGAGGAGATACTAAAGCGTGTGCAAAGCAATGACAAGGACCTGGAGGAGGTGAACCTCAATAATATACAG GATATCCCAATACCCAAGCTAACTGAACTGTGTGAGGCCCTGAAGACAAATACCTATGTCCAGAGCCTCAGTCTGGTGGCCACGAAGAGTGGTGACCCAATTGCCAAT GTGGTGGCTGACATGTTGCGTGAGAATCGTAGCCTCCAGAGCCTGAACATTGAATCCAACTTCATTAGCAGCACAGGGCTCATGGCTGTGCTGAAGGCAGTTCGGGAAAATGCTACACTCACTGAGCTCCGTGTAGACAACCAG CGCCAGTGGCCTGGTGATGCAGTGGAGATGGAGATGGCCACTGTGCTCGAACAGTGTCCCTCCATCGTCCGCTTCGGGTACCATTTTACACAGCAGGGGCCACGAGCTCGGGCAGCCCAGGCCATGACCCGGAACAATGAACTAC GTCGCCAGCAAAAAAAGAGATGA
- the LYSMD1 gene encoding lysM and putative peptidoglycan-binding domain-containing protein 1, translated as MASPSRQDPLGGSGLLQGGRARSYGSLVQSACSPVRERRLEHPLAPGDTLAGLALKYGVTMEQIKRANRLYTNDSIFLKKTLYIPILTEPRDLFNGLDSEEEKDREDEIQPSEDEVGPPSAGRKKREPGPGRANGAALPTPGQEPPAPIHDLSASDFLKKLDSQISLSKKAAAQKLKKGESGIPGEETGLHRSSPGMQQRALLGPVPLTRTSRTQTLRDQEDEIFKL; from the exons ATGGCTTCTCCTTCTAGACAGGATCCCCTCGGGGGATCAGGACTGCTTCAAGGGGGCCGGGCTCGTTCTTATGGAAGTCTGGTGCAGTCGGCTTGCTCCCCAGTGAGGGAAAGACGCCTGGAGCATCCGCTGGCGCCCGGAGACACCCTGGCTGGACTAGCACTCAAATACGGGGTGACG atggaacAGATTAAGCGTGCAAACCGCCTTTATACTAATGACTCCATCTTCCTGAAGAAAACCCTCTACATCCCCATCCTGACAGAGCCCAGAGACCTCTTCAATGGTTTGGattctgaggaagagaaagatagaGAAGATGAGATACAGCCAAGTGAGGATGAAGTTGGGCCACCCTCAGCGGGGAGGAAGAAACGAGAGCCGGGTCCAGGACGTGCCAATGGTGCAGCCCTTCCCACGCCTGGCCAggaaccccccgcccccatccatGACCTCTCTGCCTCTGATTTCCTTAAGAAGCTTGATTCACAGATCAGCCTGTCAAAGAAGGCTGCTGCCCAGAAGCTGAAAAAAGGGGAAAGTgg AATTCCTGGGGAGGAAACAGGTCTTCACCGGAGCTCCCCTGGGATGCAGCAACGAGCACTCCTAGGCCCCGTGCCGCTGACCCGGACTTCTCGAACCCAGACACTTCGGGACCAGGAGGATGAAATCTTCAAACTCTGA
- the TNFAIP8L2 gene encoding tumor necrosis factor alpha-induced protein 8-like protein 2 has protein sequence MESFSSKSLALQAEKKLLSKMAGRSVAHLFIDETSSEVLDELYRVSKEYTHSRPQAQRVIKDLIKVAVKVAVLHRNGSFSPSELALATRFRQKLQQGAMTALSFGEVDFTFEAAVLAGLLTECRDMLLELVQHHLTPKSHNRIRHVFDHFSDPGLLTALYGPDFTQHLGKICDGLRKLLDEGKL, from the coding sequence ATGGAGTCCTTCAGCTCAAAGAGTCTGGCACTGCAAGCGGAGAAGAAGCTCCTGAGTAAGATGGCAGGTCGGTCCGTGGCTCATCTCTTCATCGATGAGACAAGCAGTGAGGTGCTAGATGAGCTCTACCGGGTGTCTAAAGAGTACACACACAgccggccccaggcccagcgggTTATCAAGGACCTCATCAAGGTGGCTGTCAAAGTGGCCGTCCTGCACCGCAATGGAAGCTTTAGCCCCAGTGAGTTGGCCCTGGCTACCCGCTTTCGCCAAAAGCTACAGCAGGGCGCCATGACAGCACTCAGCTTTGGAGAAGTGGACTTCACCTTCGAGGCGGCCGTGCTGGCTGGCCTGCTGACCGAGTGCCGGGACATGCTGCTAGAGCTGGTACAGCACCACCTCACACCCAAGTCGCACAACCGCATCCGCCACGTGTTCGATCACTTCTCTGACCCGGGCCTGCTCACGGCCCTCTATGGGCCTGACTTCACTCAGCACCTTGGCAAGATCTGTGACGGGCTCAGGAAGCTGCTGGACGAAGGGAAGCTCTGA